The genomic region GCCCAGCAGCTTTCCAAGCGGATTTAGCAATGGGAGCGGTAACAATCCCATCAAATTCACCTGCTAAAGTTTGAGCGATCGCCCGTTCCATATAAGCAAAACTAGCTGCACCACTAGCTTGATTACCCACTCCGGGGATAATGTCTGTGAGACTGGGTAGATCCACATTAATAATATCCAATTGACGGGGATGGGGTAAAAGTGGGTCAGTCTTTTCTGTGACAGAGGTTAAATTTTCATAGGTCCTGGTCAGTAAATCACGATTGCCAACCACTACTAAATGACAGTTTTTATGGAGTTGGGGATTGGCCAGAGATTTTAAAATCACCTCGGAACCGATACCAGCTGGATCGCCCTGAGTGATTGCTAAACGTGGAATGGAATGGGTTTTAGTCATTGTTCAAACCAGTTATTGTTGATATGGCAATTGTAAGCCAGATTACGTTTTTAAATAAATAAAAAATGTAGACTTTATTTAAATAATTTATTTAACCTTTATTTGATGGAGTCCAGAACCATAAGGAGTAAAAAATGGCGTGAAAAAAGTTTAAGTTATTGAACGAACAGTTTTTAAATACATTGTGTTATTAGTTTGACAAATGGTTTTTATTTTGTGAAAAAAATATGGCACAGTTAAAGGCAACTTTCGGAAGATTTGTCATAAATCTACATTTGAGAATTTAGTCCACTCTTATTTGCACAAATCATAACTTAAACAAAAAGGCAAGATAGCATGTCAAGAGTGAGCGAAAAGCCAAAGTTAACAGAACAAATTCTGGAATCACCAATTTGGTTAAAAATTGCTCTGGCAATGCCAGTAGCTATTGCAGCTGGATTCTTAGCAACAGCAAGAATCGAACAATTAAAAAAACTAGCATCTCCCACATCTATCTCCCAAACACCCAATACAATTACTGCTGTAGGTAGACTAGAACCACGGGGAGAAGTAATCAAAATAGCTGCACCCAACTCAGGACTTTCTGCAGGTTCCCGAGTTCAGGAACTGTTGGTAAAAGAGGGAGAAAAAGTACAAAAAGGACAGATAATTGCAATTTTAGATAGTCGAGATTCCAACATGGCCGCTGTGGAAGAAGCAAGAGCCAAATTACAGGAGTCTCGCGCTAATTTAGCGCAAGTCAAATCCTCCTCACCAAGAGATATTCAAACCCAGAACGCGGTGATTTATAGGTTGCAAGCACAATTACAGGGAGAAGAAAAAACCCAACAAGCTACCATTGCTCGAATTGCTGCTGAATTGAGTGGGCAAAAACTTGTCCAATCTGCAACAGTTAAAAGATTAGAAGCAGAATTGATTGGACAAAGGGATATACTGAGAGCTTCTGTTGAACGTGTGCGTGCAGAGCAGCGTAATGCTCAAGTTGATGCTAGACGCTATGATTTCTTATATAGACAAGGTGCCATTTCTCAACAAGAAAGGGATAGAAGAAGTGTAAATGCTATAACTACTACCCAGCAGTTACGGGAGAGTCAAGCTAGTTTAAAACAGGGAATAGCAACATTACAGCAGCAAATATCTGAAGCTAGAGCTAACCAAATGAAAACTATTGCTACTTTACAACAGCAATTATTGGAAGCCATTGCTACCCGTAATCAAACCTTGGCCACATTACAAAGACAAATTGACGAAGAAAGATCCAGACTGAACAAACTACTAGATGTTAGTCCTATGGATTTACAAATCGCACGAGCTCAAGTTAGTAGTGCCATTGCATTAATTAAAAAAGCACAATCAGATTTACAACTGAGTTATGTTAAAGCACCAACTAGGGGTGAAATTCTCAAGATCCATACCAAATCAGGAGAAGTGATGAATCCTAATGGGATTGCGGAAATCGGACAAACTGATCAAATGTTTGTGGTGGCTGAAATTCCGGAGGATAGTATAGGTAGGGTTAGTATGGGACAGCTGGTTACTG from Cylindrospermopsis curvispora GIHE-G1 harbors:
- a CDS encoding HlyD family efflux transporter periplasmic adaptor subunit yields the protein MSRVSEKPKLTEQILESPIWLKIALAMPVAIAAGFLATARIEQLKKLASPTSISQTPNTITAVGRLEPRGEVIKIAAPNSGLSAGSRVQELLVKEGEKVQKGQIIAILDSRDSNMAAVEEARAKLQESRANLAQVKSSSPRDIQTQNAVIYRLQAQLQGEEKTQQATIARIAAELSGQKLVQSATVKRLEAELIGQRDILRASVERVRAEQRNAQVDARRYDFLYRQGAISQQERDRRSVNAITTTQQLRESQASLKQGIATLQQQISEARANQMKTIATLQQQLLEAIATRNQTLATLQRQIDEERSRLNKLLDVSPMDLQIARAQVSSAIALIKKAQSDLQLSYVKAPTRGEILKIHTKSGEVMNPNGIAEIGQTDQMFVVAEIPEDSIGRVSMGQLVTVTSDNGAFSGQIPGNITEIGRKIGKKDVLNTDPAADIDARVVEVKISLSPQDSQRVSGLTNAKVMVEINTDQFGRKK